A region of the Montipora foliosa isolate CH-2021 chromosome 8, ASM3666993v2, whole genome shotgun sequence genome:
CAATAACTTGTAAGCCAATTTATaaaaaacaagacgcctataatgcgtatccgtgggatgcacaaacagttaacacaaactgtccagttacagtgagcTACAACCACGGGTAAAGTTCGAAAAATggggagagattaccagaaagatataGCTATAATTTAACTAGAAGTTACttgttgtaaaaacagaaagaggttatttcttattattaatgctactaaattATCCAGTGTAAACaacgaggccctattaggggtttaTCAGGAATACAGGAGAGTTAGGTAAAAAACTCATTGGGATATGGGATATttgggggcgggggggggggggggggtgaaatTAACGGGATGCAGGATATTTAAAAAACCGAAATGGTATTGTAGTTGTTAGGAATATATAGTGCGTGACAATTGTTTAGCGTTACATCTTAGCCATCGTGATCTTAGCGATGAAGTAAATAGTGTTTCCCTAGCAACCGCATCGAGAGTGTACAAGAAtctctttttctttgaattaGTAATCGGTGATTGAGACGTAGTCGAGATACAACGAATGTTTAACTGTGAAGATTAAAATTATATTATACAACGAGAAAGTGAGTGACTAGTATTGATATCCGCGTTTCCAACACTAACtggcacctccgacgggactATATAATACAATCGAGGAGATGGATCTGGAGAAACTAATCAAAGAGATTGGAGCAAAACTTCAACTTCTGGATTTCAAGAAAAGCAAAGGGAAGGACATTGTTGAGAAGAAGAACATCACTACCCTCGAGAGACATGTGGATGCGTTAGCAGCATTGGCTAGAGAAGTGGATGAAATTAAAGTGAAGATTGAAGCAAGAAAGCTGGAAGAGGGCGCTTCAATTGATGAGGTAGGGGTTTGGAGTAGTGAGATAAATGCGAAAATTGAGGGTGTGGATGTTGAAATTGAGTACCTGCGAAAATTTCTGAGTGAGATGAAGGAACAATCGCAATTAGTGGAAAGGGAGAAACAAGTTGAattcgaaaaagaaaaactagaaATGAAGCTGGAATATGAGAAGAAGTCCGAAGAGttcaaaaaagggaaacaagGGGAATGGAGTGGTTCGCGCGCCAAATTACCAAAACTATCGATTACCAAGTTTGATGGGACCTTTGAACAATGGCTTCCCTTTTGGAATAAATTCTGCGCCGAAATCGATTCAACTGATTTGCCCACGGTGACTAAATTCGCTTACCTGAAGGAGCTTATCTTACCAAAAGTGCGAGCAGACATTGATGGACTACCCTTTAGCACGGAGGGTTATGAAGGGGCTAAAAACATTCTCAAAGCAGAATACGGGAAGACTTCAGAGATTATAAACGCCTACGTAGCCAACATAATGTGTTTGCCAATTATATCGAGTGGAGACCCTAGAGAAGTCGATGAGTTCTACAGAAAACTGTTTTATAATGTGCAAAGTTTGGAGACGCTAGGCAAATTGCGAGAAGTTTCAGGGAACGTGAGGGCTGTACTGGACAAACTGAAGGGGATTAAGGCtgacctacaatcttggacaaaataaaatggaacaaaaatgccccctctcccccaaatcaaggatgaaggtgcgtgaaggccaaaacgcgccattttcccatcactgattttggggggaggggtggtctcaatgttccatttaatttgtccaagattgcaatcttggacaaaataaaatggaacagaaatgcctcctctcccccaaatcaaggatgaaggtgcgtgaaggccaaaacgcgccattttcccatcactaattttggggggaggggtggtctcaatgttccatttaatttgtccaagattgtagttcgGGGGCAAGACGGGTGGCAAGAGTGGGATTTCTGCCAATTGTTACAAGCGATTAAACGTTGGAAAGACATCAATCCAGCAACCGAAGTGAGCGAAAATACAAGCattcaaaccaaaaaaatgaaaagtatGACGGGAATTCGCGACGGAGGTCTTATCAAACCCAACAGGATAATGCACGACAACAGCGTGGGTGCGTTTACTGCGATAAGACGGACCACATTTCCGCTAAATGTCCCAAAGTGGTCGCTGTTGGAGATCGAAGGAGGGTTCTTAGCCGAAAGCAATTATGTTTTAATTGCACTAGTGACAGACATAGAGCTGATAGCTGTAGAAGTCACGGATGTCAGAATTGTCAAAGAAAACACCACAAGTCGATTTGTGACCAAGCCGCTCAACCAACTCATGGAAGAATTATGACGGCACAAGACAAGAGTGCGTCGGGTCAGGTTATTATCCTGTCGTTTTGGTCGAGGTGAATGGGTTTAAATGTCGCGCACTTCTCGACACAGGGGCTAACAGTTCGTATGCGTCGTCGGATCTTCTGGACCATCTTGGAATTCGACCGATTAGACAAGAACCTAAGCGTATAGAAATGATGCTTGGATCTGTCAACAAGGTCATCGGTGTCTATGATCTTACAACTAACAGCCTCAATGGAAAATTCCGATTGGAAACGGAAGTCATGAAAGTAGATCGAGGAACCTTGTTATCACTTGACAACCCAAAATACGCTGAGGTGATTGAGAAACACCCTCACCTTGCGGGAGTTTACATGAACGATCGAGATGAAAAGCCTGAACTGCCAGTACACGTAATACTAGGCGTAAGTGATTACGCGAAGATTCGAACCCAAACCAAACCGAGAATTGGACACCCTGGAGAGCCTGTGGCGGAGCTGACACAGTTCGGATGGACAATCATGTCACCAGGGAAAGAGATTGACATTTCAAGCATGCTTTTAACTCAGACAGCCGCGGCCGACTATGAGGAACTGTGCAAACTAGACTTGTTGGGGATACAAGGCAAAGGAGATCAAACAGACGTATATGATGAGTTAAAGGAGCAATTACAACGAAGCGCTGAGAGCTGGTACGAGACTGGATTTCCCTGGAAAGGAAACCACCCTATCTTGCCCAGCAACAAAGCGGGGAGCTTGAAACGACTAGACGGCACTATTCGAAAACTTGAGAAACAAGGACTGCTCGAGCCGTACGATGCTATCATCAAAGATCAGCTTGCTGAGGGAATCGCAGAGCCAGCCAGAGAGCACGTGGTGGGGAGAGAGTTTTACATACCACATAAACCCGTAGTCAGAGAAACCGCTGAAAGTACGAAGCTTCGTATTGTCTACGACGCTTCAGCTCGGGCGCATGATAATGCACCCTCACTTAACGATTGTCTCCATGCGGGTCCGCCCTTGCAAAATCAACTGTGGGCAGTACTGGTACGGGTGCGATTTCACTCAGTTCTGATAACAGACGATATGAAGCAAGTCTTTCTTCAAGTTAGGATCCGCGACCTGGATCGTGATGCTATTCGATTCCACTGCATTGCCGATCGTGAGACGAGACGTGTGGAGATTTTGCGGTTTACGAGAGCGGTCTTTCCTCCCCGCCATTCCTACTAGGGGGAGTAATTTAACAACACTTAGAGAACTGTCGTCCAACGTATCCAGAGGTTGTGAGTGAGATAGAGAAGAGTTGACGATCTGATCGATGGTGGTCCTACTGTGAGGGAAGCTATGCAAGTCAAAGAGACCGCGACCGAGATATTCACTCAAGGTGGATTTACACCTCACAAATGGTATTCGAATTCCGCCCAGTTAGACGCAATCAGTACAAATCAGAGCAGTGAGACGCAAGAAACCTATGCAAAGCAGCAACTGGGTGTCCCCCAAAGAGGGAAAGGGTCGCTCCTCGGAGTTTGCTGGGACATGGAAGAGGACGCCCTAGAAGTCAAGTTCCCTCCTGAACGTGCCCAGCCTACCAAAAGAAGCGTATTGAGAAAATTGTCCAGAGTCTACGACCCACTGGGTTTGGCCTCACCCACAACGCTAAGTGGGAAATTTCTCTACCGCGAGGCCTGTGAACTGAAAACACCATGGGACACACGACTACCAGATGGGTTTGTCAAAGAGCTATCAAAGTGGGAGGAAGGGTTACCCACAAGTGTAACCGTGCCCAGGTCCCTCGCGGCGCATAGAGagaaaatcacccaaaatcgaCCTGCACTGCTTCGGTGACGCGAGTGGTAAAGGGTTTCAGCTGCCTTGTACGCTGTGGTTATGAAACCATCGGGAGTTAGTGTGGGGCTAGTAACTGCAAAGGCAAGATTGGCCAAGCAAGGCCTGAATATTCCGCGTCAGGAATTGGTCTCAGGACACATGGCAATAAACCTGATCACTAACACGAGAGACGCGCTTGAAGGGTTTCCTGTCGGTGAACTTCACTGTTGGCTTGATAGCACGGTGGCCTTGCACTGGATAAGAGGAGATCATGGGTGATTACAAGCAATTCGTGAGAAACCGGGTCAGCAAGATCCAACAACATTCAGACGTGAAATGGCGTCATGTGACAAGCTAGGAGAACCCCGCAGACCTTGGAAGTCGCAGTGGAAGTGTGCAAGGGGAGGCTCTGTGGTGGAAAGGACCAAAGTGGCTGGCAGAGCGAGAAAACTGGCCATGTGACATCGTGACAAAAGATACTCCTGAATCCCAAGCAGAGGTGAAAGTCACCAGAGAGGTGTTTGCCGGAGTTCGTGATATAACAGACGCGTTTGACGTACTGCTGAAGAAGTTCGCTTTGTGGAAAACGCTAAGAATTTGTGCCTGGATCTCACGCTTCGTGTGCAATTCCCGTAAGCGCAAGGAAGAGAGAACATTGGGACCGCTCACTACTGAGGagactgaaaaacaaaagtacttCTGGACCGTGCGTGTACAGAGTAGCGGAAGGAGATCAGAGAAGTTTGAAGACGACAGACTTCAAGTGAACCTTCCCGATACGCACCCCTATACTGAGAAACTGGTGATGCTGTCATATCTGGTTACGCTTCATGGGGGAATGGGTCTTACGATGACCAAAGTGCGCGAGCGTCACTGGGTCCCAAGACTAAGACGACTCGTTAAAGACAATAAAGAGCTGTTTTGGCTGCAAACGATTCCATGCTACTGCGCTGACAAACCCTCCCACTGGAAGTTTACCAAGAGATCAAACCGAAGAAACAGCAGCATTTTGAGATATCGGAAGAACGAAAGCAAGGCCTACATTGTACTCTACGTGTGCAGCCTAACCCGTGGGATTTACCTGGAATTATTGTCGAGTTTGGAGACTGAAGAATTTATGAGCAGTTTAAAGAGGTTCATAGCACGCCGCGGACGGCCAAATACGTTGTATTCAGGCAATGGAAGAACTTTTGTTGGGGCAGCAAAGCTTCTGAAAACTATCATGGCTGACGAGCAACTACAAGATCACCTAGCGCACTTTGGGATCAGATGGAAGTTCAACTTGAGCAGAGCCCCCTGGTGGGGAGGGCAGTTTGAACGACTGATAGGCCTGGTCAAGCGAGCGCTACACAAAGAAATTGGCTGCGGGATGCTAAATTGGGCTGAGCTTCAAGATGTCTTACTTGACGTTGAAGTAGCACTTAACAATCGGCCGCTGAGTAACGTAGAGGACGACCCTCAATTACCAGTGCTGACTCCAAATTCACTACCATTTGGGCAATCAAACCTATTGCCGAAGTTGGAGCATCATCATTTGGAGACCCTAGCTTTGCGAAAGCGTACGAAGTACCTCAAGCGATGCAAGGATGTGCTGTGGAAGCGATGGACGGATGAATACTTGAAATCACTGCGCGAGCAACATCGTCTCAAGCACTCAGGAAGAGCTCCTACCATAGCGATTGGTGATGTAGTGCTGATCAAAGATGAAGAGAGAAACcgcaaaaaatggaaaatgaggACCGTCAAGGACCTCGTCAATGGACGCGATGAAGTGGTGAGAGCTGTTAAGCTGCGAGCTGGAAAGTCACACTTCGAACGAGCGATACAACATCTCTACCCCCTTCAGTTGACGTGCGACAGGAAGACAGGGAGACCTGGAAACGACATGAATCCTGATGCTACGGAATTCACTCCACAACGGGAGACTCGCCGTGCTGCGATAGATGCTAGAGACCGTCTTGCAGCTATTGCTGCTGATGAACATGACTTTTGAACACTTATTTTTCAAAATGAGAACTTGCCACTATGGCAGTTGAAGATAAATATTATTCGCGCATATTATCCTTTGCAACAATTAAGTATTTTGAAATTTCTCGCGCTTTTGTTTTTTACGGAGTAGGAGATAACGTCATTTCCGGAACGTACATTTGCTCTCTTCGAGACAAATTGGGGGAGGATGTTAAGAATATATAGTGCGTGACAATTGTTTAGCGTTACATCTTAGCCATCGTGATCTTAGCGATGACGTATATAGTGTTTCCCTAGCAACTGCATCGAGAGTGTACAAGGACCTCTTTCTCTTTGAATTAGTAATCGGTGATTGAGACGTATTCGAGATACAACGAATGTTTAACTGTGAAGATTAAAATTATATTATACAACGAGAAAGTGAGTGACTAGTGTTGATATCCGCGTTTCCAACATAGTGATACAAACCacaggaattaacgg
Encoded here:
- the LOC137968861 gene encoding uncharacterized protein; translated protein: MDLEKLIKEIGAKLQLLDFKKSKGKDIVEKKNITTLERHVDALAALAREVDEIKVKIEARKLEEGASIDEVGVWSSEINAKIEGVDVEIEYLRKFLSEMKEQSQLVEREKQVEFEKEKLEMKLEYEKKSEEFKKGKQGEWSGSRAKLPKLSITKFDGTFEQWLPFWNKFCAEIDSTDLPTVTKFAYLKELILPKVRADIDGLPFSTEGYEGAKNILKAEYGKTSEIINAYVANIMCLPIISSGDPREVDEFYRKLFYNVQSLETLGKLREVSGNVRAVLDKLKGIKADLQSWTK
- the LOC137968862 gene encoding uncharacterized protein, producing the protein MQVKETATEIFTQGGFTPHKWYSNSAQLDAISTNQSSETQETYAKQQLGVPQRGKGSLLGVCWDMEEDALEVKFPPERAQPTKRSVLRKLSRVYDPLGLASPTTLSGKFLYREACELKTPWDTRLPDGFVKELSKWEEGLPTSENPADLGSRSGSVQGEALWWKGPKWLAERENWPCDIVTKDTPESQAEVKVTREVFAGVRDITDAFDVLLKKFALWKTLRICAWISRFVCNSRKRKEERTLGPLTTEETEKQKYFWTVRVQSSGRRSEKFEDDRLQVNLPDTHPYTEKLVMLSYLVTLHGGMGLTMTKVRERHWVPRLRRLVKDNKELFWLQTIPCYCADKPSHWKFTKRSNRRNSSILRYRKNESKAYIVLYVCSLTRGIYLELLSSLETEEFMSSLKRFIARRGRPNTLYSGNGRTFVGAAKLLKTIMADEQLQDHLAHFGIRWKFNLSRAPWWGGQFERLIGLVKRALHKEIGCGMLNWAELQDVLLDVEVALNNRPLSNVEDDPQLPVLTPNSLPFGQSNLLPKLEHHHLETLALRKRTKYLKRCKDVLWKRWTDEYLKSLREQHRLKHSGRAPTIAIGDVVLIKDEERNRKKWKMRTVKDLVNGRDEVVRAVKLRAGKSHFERAIQHLYPLQLTCDRKTGRPGNDMNPDATEFTPQRETRRAAIDARDRLAAIAADEHDF